A DNA window from Niabella yanshanensis contains the following coding sequences:
- a CDS encoding redoxin domain-containing protein — MKYFSSITFSILVAVSASHGQEKLLNSAHYKQAISSLANNKHPSTLLQSKLIAYIFLSPECPLSAYYIPLLNELHTNSKEAMVVGIVPGKSYSKQEVLNFVDKDKIKFPVYIDNKKKLVAVLGAAITPEAIVVSKGKHIVYKGAIDDKVENLGEKKVLSKHAYLENALTEISNNRTITITETKAVGCYINDI, encoded by the coding sequence ATGAAATATTTTTCAAGTATTACTTTTTCAATTTTAGTTGCAGTAAGCGCATCGCACGGCCAGGAAAAATTGCTCAACAGTGCGCATTATAAACAAGCCATTTCTTCACTGGCTAATAACAAACATCCTTCTACATTACTTCAATCTAAATTAATCGCATATATCTTCTTATCTCCCGAATGCCCGTTATCAGCTTATTATATTCCCCTGCTGAATGAACTACATACAAATAGTAAGGAGGCTATGGTGGTAGGCATCGTCCCTGGCAAGTCCTACAGTAAACAAGAAGTGCTAAATTTTGTGGATAAAGACAAAATAAAATTTCCTGTTTACATCGATAACAAAAAAAAATTAGTTGCAGTGCTGGGTGCTGCTATAACTCCCGAGGCCATAGTAGTAAGCAAAGGCAAACATATTGTTTACAAAGGAGCAATCGATGATAAGGTTGAGAACCTGGGAGAAAAAAAAGTGTTAAGCAAGCATGCTTATCTTGAGAATGCGCTGACCGAAATATCAAACAATCGCACCATTACGATCACCGAAACCAAAGCTGTAGGCTGTTACATTAACGACATTTAG
- a CDS encoding SusD/RagB family nutrient-binding outer membrane lipoprotein: MKHKNKLFLVSAVIAVCFTACKKDTYIEYNTNPATIYNIKAEEQFTNGCIAMFDADYEYFYDYYRIMMPWMQYFTPVNGNSKTFMSDVGNFNQRRGYFYSRVGNVFKDVLEIIKLLPQQEQASRQHQVAITNILMTYYAFYATDINGSLPYTEAFQARYGGTVTPKYDTQEALFNKFDADLKASIAALKSNADGQVSFGAADLYYKGDATKWVKAANALRLRLAMRWAKRNAAKQREIATEVLANPADLFASNDDNLEFVTSSSHAGAGSNWDPSGALFKGSKAVVDFMYETSDPRIRIFFQKNAYSATNVARAIAQNVIPASTVVKARQYVGGFASPDAASNPANARYYNNNRNFLNANNRQQPLDTLSRIQYRLFTPALENPVLTAPSAPGTGSLTFPMLTYSELLFFRAELAVKGVTTENASQLYEAAVKASMRYYDVMGSRAQVFEYTAITDAEVNAAYNHDKVKFNTAKAMDQIASQSYLHFFKQANEGWSLYKRTGMPNTTTVLAFEQILADGVAQKMPRRALVNLPLTTDRNFENAKAAIDEMAKDPNFGAGPGDIYGRVWWDMP, from the coding sequence ATGAAACATAAAAATAAATTATTCCTTGTTTCGGCTGTTATAGCAGTGTGCTTTACTGCCTGTAAAAAAGATACCTATATAGAGTATAATACCAACCCGGCAACTATTTACAACATTAAAGCGGAAGAGCAGTTTACGAACGGCTGTATTGCGATGTTTGACGCAGATTATGAATATTTTTATGATTACTACCGGATCATGATGCCATGGATGCAATACTTTACACCCGTAAACGGGAACTCTAAAACCTTTATGTCTGATGTAGGCAATTTTAATCAGCGCCGGGGCTATTTCTATTCCCGTGTGGGCAATGTATTTAAAGATGTTTTAGAGATTATCAAACTACTCCCTCAACAGGAACAGGCCAGCCGTCAGCACCAGGTAGCTATTACTAATATCCTGATGACTTACTATGCTTTTTATGCCACGGATATTAATGGAAGCCTCCCCTATACCGAAGCCTTCCAGGCCAGATATGGCGGGACGGTGACTCCTAAGTATGATACACAGGAAGCTTTGTTCAACAAGTTTGATGCTGACCTGAAAGCTTCCATTGCAGCCTTAAAAAGTAATGCAGATGGCCAGGTAAGTTTTGGAGCAGCTGATTTATATTATAAGGGAGATGCCACCAAATGGGTGAAAGCTGCAAATGCCCTTCGCCTAAGGTTGGCTATGCGCTGGGCGAAACGCAACGCTGCGAAACAGCGTGAAATTGCAACAGAGGTATTGGCCAATCCTGCAGATCTGTTCGCCAGCAACGACGATAATCTTGAATTTGTAACTTCCTCTTCTCATGCTGGTGCAGGCTCTAACTGGGATCCAAGCGGCGCGTTATTCAAAGGCAGTAAAGCGGTTGTAGATTTTATGTATGAAACCTCCGATCCAAGGATCCGGATATTTTTCCAGAAAAATGCATACTCTGCCACTAACGTGGCGCGGGCCATTGCACAAAATGTGATACCGGCTTCCACTGTAGTCAAGGCAAGGCAATATGTAGGCGGTTTTGCTTCGCCAGATGCGGCCAGCAATCCGGCTAATGCACGTTACTATAATAACAACAGAAATTTTTTGAATGCCAATAACAGGCAGCAGCCGCTCGACACACTATCGCGTATCCAGTACCGCTTGTTTACACCTGCACTTGAAAATCCGGTTTTAACGGCGCCCAGCGCTCCCGGAACCGGTAGTTTAACATTCCCTATGTTAACTTACTCAGAACTTCTGTTCTTCCGGGCCGAGTTAGCCGTAAAAGGTGTCACTACTGAAAATGCCAGCCAGTTATATGAAGCGGCGGTTAAAGCTTCGATGAGATACTACGATGTGATGGGCAGTCGTGCACAGGTGTTCGAATACACAGCCATTACTGACGCAGAGGTCAATGCAGCCTACAATCACGACAAAGTAAAATTCAATACTGCGAAGGCAATGGATCAAATAGCATCACAGTCTTACTTGCATTTCTTTAAACAGGCTAATGAAGGTTGGTCGCTGTACAAAAGAACCGGTATGCCTAATACTACCACAGTGTTGGCCTTTGAGCAAATTTTAGCTGATGGTGTAGCACAAAAAATGCCAAGGAGAGCATTGGTCAATTTACCATTGACTACAGATAGAAACTTTGAAAATGCAAAAGCGGCTATCGACGAAATGGCTAAAGATCCAAATTTCGGTGCCGGACCAGGTGATATTTATGGCCGGGTTTGGTGGGATATGCCTTAA
- a CDS encoding SusC/RagA family TonB-linked outer membrane protein produces the protein MKKRKLVATIVLLLITCGSLLAQVKRTITGVITDAEGKPIPGATVTIKGTVQAVVANENGEYSISVEGNPELEISSVGYAIRTIQVGDSNTVSASLSTTNDALTEVVVTGFGTRKNTRKLAYSITEVKGDDITRASNANIVNALQGKVAGVFINQGNGGPMSSSRIRIRGNTSLTTNTQPLVVIDGIIMEPGTTGGDSWGGAQDFGNQMKNLNSDDYESVTVLKGSAASALYGSQAQNGVLIITTKKGRKQKGLGINFSHSQLFDKAFKATKLQNEFGAGINPTFANGEDGVPEVDAANYFWSFGPRFNGQQVRDIDDRMISWNAQPNNVLDAFQTGKFINTNVAVQGGTEQTTFRASYSNLYNTYIIPNSDLKRNAFALRVTQKLSDFLTIDGSVNYSMSAAKNPMAQGSTDNPLFALAYYNPRNYDTKYWMENYLDPEGGLNRNNPYGLAGLFFNLNYRNTTQRENTLLANLDVTAKITPWLNLLLRGNINNVGMDRETKNWGTGVGFAGGDYSVYNSTRRNTRLQALLTATKDLGEDFELSASIGGESQAYEPMRFSQSATSGGLKTPGGFFIGNSVNAATTNGGISNEGGVSKRIDAAYLFGDLTYKNMLTLNFSARNDWTSTLLYPNDGHGISNYFYPGAGLAWIFTETFKSSSLSNILSFGKLRLSYAQTGAGVRPWQTSTGYYMFLGNYNLPSSTIPRYGFDGSTLGNQEIKNELSKEFEVGADLKFFRNRLGIDVAYYKKNSFNQLLPLALPSESGVSAQLVNAGNIQNQGVEILLTASPVRTNDFNWDMSINFTRNRNKIIELAPGVTSYDLDLAFGADMASVARPGLPYGTIITNYGYASYQAKDAQGNNIAHPANGQKVLKQNGSFYRSSELGQPTKELGTMMENFLLNTSQTLSYKNFSLGFQVDGKFGGMMASATHQYGSTNGSLESTLFGRSEEFGGLVRNTFDASGNITGTFNDGIIPEGVFGNGISIKAPNGQTYDVSGMSYQEAVDQNIVEPVSARLYYARLTQWATGIREYSTFENSWVAVREVSVGYTMPSVIANKLKLNSLRVSLIGRNLGYLYTTTKDGIHPEGGLLSNRAGAFAEYGGVPFVRSVGFKIDAGF, from the coding sequence ATGAAGAAAAGAAAATTAGTTGCGACCATTGTATTGTTGCTAATTACTTGCGGCAGTCTGTTGGCTCAGGTAAAGCGTACCATTACAGGCGTCATCACAGATGCAGAGGGTAAGCCTATACCGGGTGCCACCGTCACGATCAAGGGCACTGTTCAGGCAGTAGTTGCAAATGAAAATGGCGAATACTCGATATCTGTAGAGGGAAACCCGGAACTTGAGATCAGTTCGGTAGGATACGCCATACGTACTATCCAGGTTGGCGATAGCAACACGGTGTCTGCTTCACTATCTACCACAAATGATGCCTTGACCGAAGTTGTAGTTACCGGCTTCGGTACCCGTAAAAATACGCGAAAGCTTGCCTACTCGATAACTGAAGTTAAGGGAGATGACATAACAAGAGCAAGTAATGCAAATATTGTAAATGCTTTGCAAGGTAAAGTGGCAGGCGTTTTTATCAACCAGGGCAACGGTGGTCCTATGTCTTCATCCCGCATTCGTATAAGAGGGAATACCAGTTTAACCACCAATACACAGCCGCTCGTAGTAATCGACGGAATTATTATGGAGCCCGGAACAACAGGCGGCGACAGCTGGGGGGGTGCACAGGATTTTGGTAACCAGATGAAGAACCTGAATTCAGATGATTATGAAAGTGTAACAGTTTTAAAAGGGTCTGCGGCAAGCGCCCTATATGGCTCACAGGCTCAGAATGGGGTATTAATAATAACTACCAAAAAAGGTAGAAAGCAAAAAGGTTTAGGTATTAACTTTTCGCATAGCCAGCTTTTTGACAAGGCTTTTAAAGCAACAAAGCTGCAAAACGAGTTTGGAGCTGGTATTAACCCAACGTTTGCTAATGGCGAAGATGGAGTACCTGAAGTAGATGCTGCCAATTATTTCTGGAGTTTTGGTCCGCGATTTAACGGTCAGCAGGTAAGAGATATTGACGACCGAATGATCAGCTGGAACGCGCAACCTAATAACGTGCTGGATGCTTTTCAGACGGGCAAATTTATCAATACCAACGTTGCAGTTCAGGGCGGTACGGAACAAACCACCTTCAGGGCGTCGTACTCGAATTTATACAACACATACATTATACCCAATAGTGATCTGAAAAGAAACGCATTTGCATTACGCGTAACGCAGAAGTTATCTGATTTTCTAACGATAGATGGTAGTGTAAACTATTCCATGTCTGCAGCGAAAAATCCAATGGCTCAAGGTAGTACCGATAACCCCTTATTTGCCCTGGCTTACTATAACCCAAGAAACTATGACACCAAGTATTGGATGGAAAATTATCTCGATCCGGAGGGCGGCTTAAACAGAAACAACCCTTATGGATTAGCAGGACTGTTCTTCAACCTAAATTACCGAAATACAACACAGAGAGAAAACACCCTATTAGCTAATCTTGATGTTACCGCAAAAATAACTCCCTGGCTCAATTTATTGCTGAGGGGGAACATTAATAATGTAGGGATGGACAGGGAAACTAAGAACTGGGGCACTGGTGTAGGTTTCGCGGGTGGAGATTACTCAGTTTATAATTCTACCAGAAGAAATACCAGGTTACAGGCTTTATTAACTGCAACTAAGGATTTAGGTGAAGACTTTGAGCTATCTGCTTCAATCGGTGGTGAAAGTCAGGCATACGAACCGATGCGCTTCAGTCAATCTGCAACCAGTGGCGGGCTAAAAACTCCCGGAGGCTTTTTTATTGGCAACTCCGTAAATGCAGCAACAACTAATGGAGGCATATCTAATGAAGGCGGCGTATCCAAACGTATTGATGCCGCCTACTTATTTGGAGACCTCACTTATAAAAATATGCTGACCTTAAACTTCAGTGCACGAAATGACTGGACTTCTACACTACTCTATCCAAACGACGGGCATGGCATTTCAAACTATTTTTATCCTGGTGCTGGCCTGGCCTGGATCTTTACGGAGACTTTTAAAAGTTCGTCATTATCGAATATCCTTTCCTTTGGTAAATTACGCTTAAGCTATGCCCAAACCGGTGCCGGTGTAAGACCCTGGCAAACCAGTACCGGATACTACATGTTTCTTGGCAATTACAACCTACCAAGTAGTACTATCCCCCGCTACGGCTTCGACGGATCTACTTTGGGCAACCAGGAAATCAAAAATGAGCTAAGCAAGGAATTTGAAGTAGGTGCTGATCTGAAATTTTTCCGAAACAGATTGGGCATAGACGTCGCTTATTACAAGAAAAATTCGTTCAACCAGTTGCTGCCGTTAGCGCTACCTTCTGAAAGCGGCGTTTCAGCTCAGTTGGTCAATGCAGGAAATATTCAAAACCAGGGTGTTGAAATCCTGTTAACAGCTTCTCCCGTAAGGACAAACGATTTCAACTGGGACATGTCTATCAACTTCACACGCAACAGAAACAAAATTATTGAACTGGCACCAGGGGTAACCTCTTATGACCTTGACCTGGCCTTCGGTGCTGATATGGCTTCTGTGGCGCGTCCAGGCCTGCCTTATGGTACTATCATCACCAATTATGGGTACGCCAGCTACCAGGCTAAGGATGCACAGGGTAACAATATAGCACACCCAGCAAACGGTCAGAAAGTGCTGAAACAAAATGGTAGTTTTTACAGAAGTTCAGAGTTAGGCCAGCCTACCAAAGAGCTGGGTACCATGATGGAAAATTTCCTGCTGAACACTTCTCAAACATTATCTTATAAGAACTTCTCGCTGGGCTTCCAGGTGGATGGAAAGTTTGGTGGCATGATGGCTTCAGCTACGCACCAATATGGGTCTACTAATGGTTCTCTTGAAAGCACACTTTTTGGACGGTCAGAAGAGTTCGGCGGTCTTGTTAGAAACACATTCGACGCATCGGGCAATATTACAGGCACTTTTAATGATGGTATTATACCTGAAGGCGTATTTGGAAATGGCATTTCAATCAAAGCTCCGAATGGTCAGACTTATGATGTAAGCGGAATGAGTTACCAGGAAGCTGTAGACCAAAACATTGTAGAACCAGTAAGCGCCCGTCTTTACTATGCCCGTTTAACACAGTGGGCAACAGGCATCCGTGAGTATTCTACTTTTGAAAACAGCTGGGTAGCTGTGCGTGAAGTATCGGTGGGATATACAATGCCATCTGTAATCGCAAACAAACTAAAGTTAAACTCTCTACGAGTTAGCCTGATTGGAAGAAATCTGGGGTACTTATATACAACCACCAAAGATGGCATTCACCCCGAAGGAGGGTTATTGAGTAACAGAGCCGGCGCCTTTGCTGAATACGGCGGTGTACCTTTTGTACGCAGCGTAGGATTTAAAATTGATGCCGGATTCTAA